Below is a genomic region from Hippea sp. KM1.
TATCCATACAGAAGGGTTGGGAGCCGTATTTTATCTATGACGGGCTTGAGGGCTTGATCGATGGAAGGATAAAGAAGGCGACATACAGGGATGTTGGCGGCATCCTCCACAAAGGCGGCACGATTATCAGGTCTTCCAGGTCAAAGAGGTTTTACGATTACGGCTTTAGAAAGAAGGCCTTTGAGAATCTCAAGGCGGCCAACATAGAGAGGCTTATCGTGCTTGGTGGTGATGGCTCGTTCAGGGCTATGGATGTTTTTTATAACGAGTTTGGCATAAACTTTGCCGGCATACCCGTCACCATCGATAACGACATATACGGAACCGATTACTGTTTGGGCGTTGATACGGCCTTGAATGTTATAAGGACGCTTCTTGACAACATAAGGGATACTGCATCCTCGTTTGGCAGGGCATTTGTGGTTGAGACGATGGGCAGGGAGTGCGGTTATCTGGCCCTGGTGAGTGCCATTACAAGCGGAGCCGAGATCTGCGTAATACCCGAGATGGAGGTGGATTTCCCATCGATAAAGAAAAGGTTATCTGAACAGATAAAAGCCGGCAGGGGCTATGTGTTGGCCGTTGTTGCCGAAGGTGCTTCTAAAACGCAGGAGGTTGCTGATTTTTTAAAGAACGAGCTTGGAATGGAGACAAGGATAACAACATTTGGCCATGTGCAGAGGGGTGGAAATCCGACGGTCTTTGATAGATTGATGGCCTATAAGTTTGTTGAGTTTGCTTTGGAGAACCTAAACAGCGATATACACCACATGGTCGGCTTTAAGGATGAGTCGTTTTACCTGTTATCTATCGATGATGTGGTGTCTCATAAATACACAATAAACCCATTCTTACTGCAGTTGGGCGAAAGGATGACCCGGTAATTATTTACAAAGTTAAGCTATTTGTTATAATAACAAAACTTTTTTGAAGGGGTGTTGTAGATGAAGGAGATTGGTTTGCACGGCAGGGGAGGCCAGGGCGTGGTAATGGCCGGTGATCTTCTTGCCAATATATACTTTTTGGAGGGGTATAATGTTCAGTTTATGCCTTCATACGGCGCAGAAAGAAGGGGCTCTCCTTCGAATGCCTATGTTAGGATAGACAAAGAGAGGAAGATTCTGACCCGATACTCCATAACGATGCCCGATGCCGTTGTGGTCTTTAACCTTACACTGCTTTCCAATGTTGCCTTAAAGGAGGGCGGCCTGGCCTTGATTAATACAGCAGAAGG
It encodes:
- a CDS encoding 2-oxoacid:acceptor oxidoreductase family protein; this encodes MKEIGLHGRGGQGVVMAGDLLANIYFLEGYNVQFMPSYGAERRGSPSNAYVRIDKERKILTRYSITMPDAVVVFNLTLLSNVALKEGGLALINTAEGIDKKADANARVFVVDANSIALESGLGTPAMPLVNTALLGAYCKASGEFSFDTLKRVYEDKMGKRARFNIEAAEKAYESVREI
- a CDS encoding 6-phosphofructokinase, which encodes MRVAIFTSGGDAAGMNPALKAFVELSIQKGWEPYFIYDGLEGLIDGRIKKATYRDVGGILHKGGTIIRSSRSKRFYDYGFRKKAFENLKAANIERLIVLGGDGSFRAMDVFYNEFGINFAGIPVTIDNDIYGTDYCLGVDTALNVIRTLLDNIRDTASSFGRAFVVETMGRECGYLALVSAITSGAEICVIPEMEVDFPSIKKRLSEQIKAGRGYVLAVVAEGASKTQEVADFLKNELGMETRITTFGHVQRGGNPTVFDRLMAYKFVEFALENLNSDIHHMVGFKDESFYLLSIDDVVSHKYTINPFLLQLGERMTR